GCACCCTTTGTAAAAGAAACTCTCCCTGTGAATATAAGAGCTATATTAAATTAAAAACTTTAGTCTTAGAATAAATAAAAAATCACTATGAAACTTAATTATCTCATAGTGATTTTTATATTATTAAAATTTTATTTTAATTTAGGTATTTCAAATTTTAATGCAGTATTAGAATTTGAAGATATAGCCTTTATTCCATTTACTATATTTGGAATTTGTTTATATGCCCAAGCTATGTCTGTAGCATATTGATGCTCCCCTGGATCCTCAGGATTCCATCTCATCTTATAGAGTGTATCTTGATTTTTTTCAGGGTTATTTATATATTGGGATGCTATCCAGGCTGCTCCCCCTGAGAGAGCTTCTTCTGGAGTAAACCATCCTTCGGCATATGCTTTTTCAGTACCGTTAATTAGTGGGTTATCATCAGTAGCTCCTATACCGAAAAAGTTATATACTGGTTCTCCATATACATAATTATCACTATCATCAACAGCTCCTCCTGTAGCCAATTTTGAAGTTCCATATCCCGTCTCAAGCATTGCATGAGATACTAGATAGGCTACACTTATATTATTTTCTTTGGCTGCATCTAAAAATGCTTGTCCCATTCCTTCGAAAATTCCTTTCCCTTTTAAGTAACTATTTAAATCATCTACTGTAATTCCCTCTGAATATGTAAGTTTTAAAAATTGATATTTTCCATAGCCATCTAGAAAGTTATCTGGATTGACATAATACTTTATTTGATTTTTAGTTGCAGCATTATCCATTACATTAGTCTCCACAAAAACTGGCTTACAATACGAATTAAACTGTTTCTGTACCATATCATCTAAAGTTATACCGTATTCTACGTATTCATTATTATCATTATTAACACTACCAACACACCTAAAGTAATTTACTATATAGTTATCATAATCTGTATTTACATCCTTATGAGCTCCTGTTACTCCCTGTCTTTTTACATATATAATCACTTTATACTTTTCTCCATTAGTTCCTGAACTCAATGTACTCAATGCTGTTAATTTACCATCTACTGCAGTAGTATATCCTTTAGTAAGTTCTGTATATATTCCACTTTCCCCAGATTGTTTATTTACAAAAACCCTGTATTGAACATTTGATGTATCAGAGCTTACTAAAAATCCCTGATATTGAGACGATAGTAAAGGTGTATATTCAAATTTACTGGAAGTTATTTTAGGAAGTCCTGAATAACTTGTACCATCTGAATACTCATTTATTGTTGTAAATTCCAAACTTGCTGGACTGGATAGACTTTTGCCCGAAATTGATTGAAGTCCTGTTCCTATAACTAAATTATATGTCTCACCAGGATTATATCCTGATACTCTAGGACTTATTATTATAGTACTTAAATCACTTCCTTGAGTTATTACCACAGGTACCTCAACATTGTTTTTATCCATAACCTTTATATTAGTATTATTTACGGTAGTTGATTTCAATTCAATGTTAAATTTAACAGTCCACTCTTTATTAGTATTAATATCTACCCTAGGTTCCGTCAAAGAAGAATTTGCATATACCTTGAATTGAGAAAATGTTATAAAAAATAACACAACTAAAATAAAAGCTTTTACTCTCTTTTTCAAAACTACACCTCCTAAAATATAATTAAAAATTTTACTTAGTTTGAAACTTCATAATGACTATTTGTTAGCCTTCTTTTAAATTCATCCATGTTGTGATTATTACTCACATACACTCTATTTAGAGTATATAATCCCTGATCTTTATTGGACCATCCTCCTATGGTAGTAAAGGCCATGTTATATCCTGCTGATTTTACAGCTTTCAAAGTATTCTCATTCCATTTTCCATAGGGATATGCAATATATTTTACTTCTTTACCTAAAATCCTTTCTAAAAATTCTTTTGAATCTTTAAGAGTCTTTATTTGAGCATCATAATCCAAACTATTTAAATTATCGTGATTTACGGTATGACTTTCAATACCTATATTACAGCTGGACATTTCTTTTAATTCATTAGAAGTCAAAAAATCCTTTTCTTTGTCTATAGTACTTGTAATTACAAATATAGTAGCTCTAAAACCAAATTCCTTTAATATAGGAAAAGCATTTTCATAATTATCCTTATAACCATCATCAAAAGTTATAATTACAGATTTATTAGGTACTGGATTATTGTTCACTAAAAAATTATAAAATTCATCTAAACTAAGTGTAGTGTACTTATTATCCTTTAAGTATTGCATTTGCTGTCTAAATTTTTCTTTTGGAATTCTAAGCTCATTTCCCTTTTCATAATCTATAGAATGATAATATAATACAGGAATAGATTGTGAATTGTATATTAAATTACCTTCTATAGATTGATTGTCTTTATCTACAACTTGATTAGTATATTGTTTTTCCTTATGACTTTCAATCTGGTTAGAATTTAAGTTTTCAGTTACATCACTTTTTTTTTTCCACCTGTAATAAAAATGCAATTTTATAAATCACAAATATTCCAGACAAAATAAATAATATTATCATTAATTTAATTAAAATTTTCCCAATATTATTTTTCATTTTTTCACTTCCCTGTTAAAATATACTTAATATTTTATAAATTATACACATTATCCACAAACAGCTGTGGACAACTTCTTATTTTTATAATTACCATAACTTTTAAAATTTTATATACATATACACTATTGCTATAAAATCTTTATTTAATGTAGATTATACTAAAAAATTATTAATTTGTCTAAATTTAATTAAGTATACATAAAATACAGAGAGGAGAATATTTATTAACAGTCTCCACCTAAATATGAAAATATACTACTATTTTAAATAAATATATATTTATTTAAAATAGTAGTAACTAAATCACACCTATTACCATATAATATTAATACCCACACAGTTACAAAGCTCATATATTAGAACTAACATTTCCTCGTACAAAAAATATACCTTTTTATCTCAAAAAATTAAGAGGAATACCTTTCCTCTTAATTTCTTTAATTTACTAACTTTAAATAGGTTTTTTTAAAAATAATTTTTATATTTCTTATAATTTTATTAACATTTGTTTGAATTTATGCTATTATTTAAATAAGTAAATATTTTATGAAAGGTGGGGTTATTTATGAAAGATAACGTTACCAAAGTAGATTTTTCAAAAAATAAAAGAACTGAAAAAAGGACATTACTTATTTCAATAAAAAGATTTTTTATAGGTCTTTTCGGTTCTAAAAATACCAATAAAGAAGATAATAAAATAATTCCATATTCTCGTTATATATCCTAGGTGCTGATGACGCACCTTTTTTATTTCATATATATAAAATATACTAAGAATGGAGGATTTACTATGAGAGTAGGACTTGGCTATGACGTACATAAATTAGGTTATAATACGCCACTTATATTAGGTGGTGTAAACATCCCTTTTAACAAAGGATTGATTGGACATTCTGATGCGGATGTACTTGTTCATGCAATAATGGATGCCTTATTAGGGGCTTTATCTCTAGGAGATATAGGAAAACATTTTCCCCCTAGCGATATGAAATACAAAAATATATCTAGTCTCAAATTATTAAACTACGTATCAAATCTAATAAAAAGCAAAGGATATTCTATAGGCAATATAGATTCCACTATAATAGCTGAAGAACCCAAGTTATTTCCTTATATACCTGACATGAGATTAAATATAGCTAAAATCTTAAAAGTAAATACATCTATAATAAGCGTAAAAGCTACTACCGAAGAAGGTTTAGGATTTACAGGTAAAAAAGAAGGAATAGCTGCTCAAAGTATATGCTTATTATATAATAATTTAAAGCACTCTATAGATCTCTAATTTATTCTAACTTTACATATTGTTAAAAAACTTCCTTAATTATAAACTCTAATAAAAGCTACAAGGAAGTTTTTAACAATTTTATTTCTCTTCATAATTATTTACTATATTTTGAACTAACTTTTTAATTGCACTTGCCTGACAAATTAAAGACATAACCATGAAAAAAACCATTATTTTTTCTTCTTCATGAATTTTTAAATTCATACTTTTTACTATACTCTGAAATTTATTTTCATTAAAATATTCCTTTTCTATTAAGTTCTCAAAGCTATCTTGCTGCAAATCAGAAAATATTTTATATGCATTTTCCCATGATATTATATCATCTTCTCCATTATTTATTTCATTAAATGCTAACCTAAATACTTTTTTTATCTCCTCCGTAGTCAATATAGGCCTCATATAACTTAATAAAATGAGCTGAACTAAATGAACTTTGGTATAACCTCTTTTTTTTCCGTCCTCTGGTTTAGATATAACTTCATTTTTTATATAATTTTGCACTATATTATTAGTATATTTTTCTCCTTTAAATTTATCATTTAAATAATCTGTTACCTGAGATAAAAATAGATCATATCTTGGTAAGTCTTCATAGGGTACTATATTATTATCTGATATATTTTTAGCAATCTTATTTATATATTCTATTTCAAACTTATGTTCATTCAACATTAACATCCTCCAAACCAATGTATTTCTACAAAAAATTCAAAACATCAAACCATATATATATTATATTGTATACACATGTTGTTTACAAATCAAACATTCTATAAAAATCTAAGATTTTATTAGAATATCTTAGATATATGGTATTATTATACCTTAAATAAGTTAATATTATACTTGTTATATGTTATTATATACTGTATAATAAATTATGTACAGTGTTGAGCATATTATGTTACTATTATAGTGGAAAACATATATTGTTTTAGGTATCTATTCAGTAATCAAGGAATAGCTAAGGATACCTAAAGAGGGAGGTGTGTAAAATCAAATTAAATAAAAAATATTTTATCATATCCCTGTTACTTACTTTTTTATTTTTATGGGTACATGCTATTACTCCACAATTAATTACTTTAAAAACAACTACAGATTCCATTACTGTACATGCTAAAAGTTCAAAATCTGGGGTCTCAAAATCTAGAAGTACTTCAAAATCTTCTGGAAATAGTTTTAAATCTGGCAGCTTTTCTTCACCTAAATCTAACAATAGCAGTAGCTCTAAAAGCACTACTAATTCTAGTTCTAAAAGTAGTTCTAGTGGAGATTTTAAATCCGGTAGTTTTTCTTCGCCTAAATCCAGTAATAGTTCTAATACTAATAATAGCTCTAATTCCAGCAATAGTTCTAGTGGAGACTTTAAATCTGGTAGTTTTTCTAAAACTTCAGATGGTTCTAATACATCTACTAATACTAATTCACAATCTAGTAAAGGATATACCAATGAAAAAAAACGTTCTATTTTGCCGATACCCATCCCTATATTTTGGGGAAATAACCACTATACAGGTAACAGCAGCAGTCTTTTAGGCAGTTTCTTCTGGGGTTTTGTTAAATTTATAATATTTATTATTATATTAATATTTATCATCAATATAATAAAAAAATACAAGAGAAATAAAAAATAAATTTTAGGAGGATTTTTATGGGAGTATTAAAAAGAATATCTAATATTTTTAGGGCAAAGGTAAATAACACTTTAGATGGGATAGAAAATCCTATTGAATTATTAGATCAAAAACTCAAAGATATGGAGGACAGTTTAAATAAAGCTAAACTGTCTTCTGCCCAAATACTAGGTAATGTACATGAAATTAGGAAGAAAATGGAGGATTCAAAAAGAATATCTTTAGAATTTGATGAAAAAGTTAAACTTGCCTTGAGTAAAAATAATGAAGAATTAGCTAAAAAAGCTCTGGAGCGAAAATTAGAGGCTGATAAAACTTATACCTCTTTGGAATCAAGTTATAAAGATGCCTGTGAAAAAGCTGAAGCAATAAAATCTAAGTTAAAAGAATTGGAAGAAGAAATTAGAAAAACTAGAACATATAGAGATGAAGCTGCTGCAAGATTCAACAATGCTGAGGCCTCTAAAAAAGTAAATGAAATATTAGCCAATGTAGAAACAGGTGGAAACAAAATAAATATAGATGACATTGAAAGAAAAATTCAGAATAAGGAAGCTTTAGCTGAAGGACTTGGCGATTTAAGGCAGGAAGACTCCTTGGAAAAAGAATTTGAAAAATTAGACGAAATCAATATAGATGAAGAATTAAAAAAATACAAGCAAAATTAGGTGATACCATGGGAAAGACAGATCAGTTTATAAAAACAGAAAAGGATAAATACGGAAAAATATTTGTAGATATAAACTATGCGATAAGTTCTGTTTCTCCTTTTTTGGACAAGGATGATTTAAATATAAGAAAATATGCAGCTAAAATATCAATCTTAAAAAAATATATAGATTTAATTGAAGAAGCAGAAAGGGAATTTAAAAATACGAACTTTTTAAATAAATTAAAAAGTACTAAGTATATATCTCCAATAAAAGACTATAAAAATGATAATTATGAATCTCTATTGCAACTTGAAAAATGTTCTACTTGTGAATGCTTAAACTGCACGGCACCCTGTAATTTCGATAGTTGCCTTGGATGTAAATCCGCTTCTAAAATTGTACATTGTGATAGAAAAAGAATAAATGCTTCAAAATATGATGCTTTCTTTGTAAACTTAATTAATAATACTACTGGTAAAAATGATAGATATGTCGTACTTTCAACTCTTCAAGATGTACAATTAAATAAAAGATATATAATTATCGAAAATATTGCCTTAAAAGAAAAATTCATATTATATTATTATCCTGGAATTTCTGAGGATAGTTATGGGGAAATATCAAATAGCCAAGAATTTGACTTTATAGTTTCAACTTTTCAATCCATAGAAGAATAAATATCACTAATTTAAAATATTTGTCCACAGAAAACATAAAGTTATCAACAATTTCTGTGGATAACTTATACATACTACATCAAAATTAAAAGAATACTTATTTATATTGTAAATAAGTATTCAGACTGCTGACAAACATATTTTGTCAATACTCTGAAACCCATATGTTTTAAAAACATATGGGTTTATTTTTTAGTATAACTCATAAAACATAGACTTCCAACAACTTCACACTTTTATAGAATATTAGAAGCATTAATATTAAACTTAAATAAATGTCCAATTAACTTTAATTATATAATAAATAAAAACTTTCTTAAAATCAAGTAATATATAGACTATATAATTAATTTTAAATTATTATCATTTAAAATTAATTATTAAAAAATTATAATAACTATTGAATATTACATTTTTTTAGAGTATAATTAAATAAATGATGGGGGTTATTTACGGCACATACCCGTATAAAAAATTTTAACTACCTATTATCATAAATATTAGATTAAATAGATCAATTTATTTTATTTAGAGCAATTTGGTAATATGTCAAGAAGAAAATGAAAAGAAAATAAAATAATTTTAAGCAAAAAGGGTAACTTTAACAAGCATATGTTAGGGCGGGAACATATGTTCGAAATAAATTATATTTATTTATCTACCCTATTTGAAGAGTAGAGTTGATTTTTAGCCAGCAATCCAAAAATCAAACGAATCAATTTACGAGAAGTTAGTGCGAGTGCTCGTTTATGCTGATGTGTAGTTACTTCAGCAAATTTCTTCTTATAGAACTCTTGATATTCAGGAATATGCCGTACGACACTTCCAGCAGCTTCTATCAGATAATAACGCAAATAACGGTTACCTGCCTTGTTCATTGGTGTATTTTCAGCTTTGAAACCGCCAGATTGATTTTCTTTCCATACGATGCCAGCGTATTTAGCAATGGCATTATTATTAGGGAATGCATGAACACTACCTAATGAAGAAGCAGTAGCACCATATTTATCAGAAAAAGGATGCTGAATACCTTGTAACAAAGCAAATTCACTAAATTTGAGAAATACATTGGATAACATGTAAGTCTTTTCTCTGGTTAAGCAATCAACAATATGAAGCCTGTGTCTTGTAAGTCTTTGTAGAGCAAGATATTGAGAGCCGCGCCAGGGATCAGTATGAATTCTGCCAACTCTTGCAAAATCGGCAATAACAAAAGAGTCGATGCGGTCATTTTTATCAAGAGAATTGAAGGAATCTTTGTAGTTAGCAACTTCCTTAGGGTTTAAGCAGTAAACATATAGAGTTGATAAGTAATCTAATTTCTTCATGAAATCACCACCTTTCAAAAGTAATGAGGAAATTAGAAAGGAATTATCCTAATCCAAAGTACTGACTGCAACCTCGCGTAATTAGCATTCATCCAGACGCAAGACCTTGCTGGTGGCTACGAAAGGAGATGCAACATTTGTGTAAGCACAATATGATACTTTGGTCAGGCTGCAAGCTTTACGGGCAATAACACAATGTGTTTTGCAGGAGTGATCAGCAGTAACCTTCGCTAAAGTTCCATTATGATTATTTTAGCATTAGGAAATCCGTTAATAAATAATAGGTTAAAACAGTATAGATTTGGAAAGTACAAGAATCAGCAATATTGAATTGGGAGAATTCCCACTAGAAAAATTGAGGTGCTTTCTTAATCTATACAAGATATAAAAAATAAATAAGTCTATAGCAGTTATTTAACTTACTATAAACTTATTATACGAGGAGTGATAATTATGAAATATACTATAGGCAATAAGCCAGGTAAAGGTGACTACAAATGTACTACATGTGGTGAAATAGTAGTTCTTGAAAAGGATACAGATTTTTTACATCGTTGCCCTAGATGCCATCGTATAGAATTTGAAAAAATTTAATATTACCAAATGATTCTTAGATTAATGTAAAAAAATTTTTTAAATTATGAATATTAATTAAGGAGGAATAATTATGATAGAAATTAAGCAAGTATATAAATGTGAAGTCTGTGGAAACATAGTGGAGGTTCTTTATAATGGAGGAGGTACTTTGGCTTGCTGTGGCCAACCAATGAAGCTTATTGAAGAAAATAATGTAGATGCAGCTTCTGAAAAGCATGTACCCGTAATTGAAGAAATAGATGGAGGCGTAGTAGTTAAAGTTGGATCAGTTGAACATCCAATGCTGCCAGAACATTATATTCAATGGATTGAGGTTCATACTGAAAATAAAATTTATAGAAAGTATTTGAAACCGGGAGAAAAACCGGAAGCTACATTTGAATTAGATGAAAAATTAGTAATGGTACGAGAATATTGTAATTTACATGGACTCTGGAAAAAATAATAAAAATAGGAGGTAATTTTTATGGCATCTTTAAAAGGTACAAAAACTGCTGAAAATTTAATGAAGGCTTTTGCCGGAGAATCTCAAGCAAGAAATAGATACACTTATTATTCATCTACTGCTAAAAAGGAAGGTTATGTTCAAATTTCTAACATATTTTTAGAAACTGCTGAAAATGAGAAAGAACATGCTAAAAGATTTTTTAAGTTTTTAAATGAAGATTTATTAGGAGAATCTGTAGAAATAAATGCTTCTTACCCGGTTGCTCTAGGGGATACCAAAACAATTCTTAAAGCGGCTGCAAAAGGCGAGAATGAAGAATGGTCAAAACTCTATCCAGAATTTGCTGACATAGCTGATAAAGAAGGTTTTTCTAATATAGCAGAGGTTTTTAGAAAAATAGCTGAAGTTGAAAAACATCATGAAGAAAGATATTTAGCTTTACTTAAAAACATAGAAAACAATACCGTATTTAAAAAGCAAAAAGTACACAAATGGAAATGTATTAACTGCGGATATATTTATGAAGGAGTATTTGCTCCTGAAGTTTGTCCTTCCTGTGCACATCCTCAATCATATTTTGAAATATTTATAGAAAACTATTAGTAACTTCAAAAGGAGCGTTGAAACCTACTTTAAAAAGTGGGTTTCAACGCTCCTTTTGAAATCAATCTAAATACTTATTTATATCGTAAATGAGTATTCTTTTAATTAAGTTAAATATAAATTTTAGAAGTCTGTGATTTTAAATAATTTAATGCATCTTCTCTAGTAATTATTTCTCCTAAATATCTAAGTCTATGAATACTTTCAATTGCAGTTTTTACCTGAGGTCCCGATTTAACCAATACTTCAACAACCTCTTCTCCACTTAGAATTTTATTATCTCGTATATTACAATATAATTTATATTCTTTTAACATCTGCTCAATAAATTCTTTAAACCCTAAGTTTTTATCTTTTATCTCCAATAACATTTTGGTAGCACAATTATCACAAAATGCAGTAATAATTATTTCTACTACATATCCATCATATTTATTAAAAAATTTATAAAAAGCTTTTTTTCTATTCACGGTTTTATTAGTAAAAATGTTTAATGGATACATGTGCCCTTCTACTATATTTTCTATATATTTTACTGCCTTTTTAGATAACTTCATGTAATTGCAGAAATCTCTACATATGGCTGCCCCTTTTATTTCATGCTTGTGAAAACTTACTTTATTTCCTACTTTTTTATATACTTCATATTTACCTATATCGTGTAAAAAGCATGCTAAAGCTGCATATTCTTTTAATGTAAATTCACCCATTTTAGTATCCAACTTACTAATATCTAAATTTTGAAGATTTATACTGCCATTTAAAATATCCTTAAATACTCCATAAGTTAAATTCAAGTGGGTAAATACATCTTCCACATGATATTTACATTTTCCTATAGTTTTAGATTCTTCTATATAGGGAACTATATTCTTTAATATTCCGTAATTATCAAGGATTTCAAAAGCTCTTCCATATTTATCGTTTTCTATTATAAGCATAAACTCATTAAAAACTCTTTCTTTAGGCAAATCCATTATTTTATCTTTAAATTTTTCAATATTATTCTCAGTCTCTAAATTAAAATGCATTCCCAGAGTTATACAAAATCTGATACCTCTTAATATCCTACAGGGATCCTCTTCTAAGCTCCTATCAGTAACATTTTTTAATATCCTACTTTGAATAGCTTTTCTTCCGTAAAAAGGATCTATTATTTTATTATCACTAAATCTTAGCGCTAAAGCATTAATAGTAAAATCCCTATTTTCTAAATCTTCTTCAATGGAATTTCCTTTCATAAGGGATACGTCTATTTTATTTTTATCTTTTATACATCTATATATAGATACACTTTCTTTTATAGGGAAAAATTTATATCCTTTATTTTGAAGCTTACTTATAAATTCATGAATATCCCCATTAAACACAAAATCTGCATCTTTAGGCTGAGAGGCTATATTCATCAATTTATTTCTTATATATCCTCCTACTAAATATAATTCTCCTTCTACTTCATTAATTGTATCTTTTGCATCATAAATAAATTTTTTTATATAATTCAAATTCATCACCTACTTCCCTATTTATTTTATCATACAAGAATACTGAATTTCTACAGAT
This window of the Clostridium kluyveri DSM 555 genome carries:
- a CDS encoding N-acetylglucosaminidase produces the protein MKKRVKAFILVVLFFITFSQFKVYANSSLTEPRVDINTNKEWTVKFNIELKSTTVNNTNIKVMDKNNVEVPVVITQGSDLSTIIISPRVSGYNPGETYNLVIGTGLQSISGKSLSSPASLEFTTINEYSDGTSYSGLPKITSSKFEYTPLLSSQYQGFLVSSDTSNVQYRVFVNKQSGESGIYTELTKGYTTAVDGKLTALSTLSSGTNGEKYKVIIYVKRQGVTGAHKDVNTDYDNYIVNYFRCVGSVNNDNNEYVEYGITLDDMVQKQFNSYCKPVFVETNVMDNAATKNQIKYYVNPDNFLDGYGKYQFLKLTYSEGITVDDLNSYLKGKGIFEGMGQAFLDAAKENNISVAYLVSHAMLETGYGTSKLATGGAVDDSDNYVYGEPVYNFFGIGATDDNPLINGTEKAYAEGWFTPEEALSGGAAWIASQYINNPEKNQDTLYKMRWNPEDPGEHQYATDIAWAYKQIPNIVNGIKAISSNSNTALKFEIPKLK
- a CDS encoding polysaccharide deacetylase family protein; the encoded protein is MHFYYRWKKKSDVTENLNSNQIESHKEKQYTNQVVDKDNQSIEGNLIYNSQSIPVLYYHSIDYEKGNELRIPKEKFRQQMQYLKDNKYTTLSLDEFYNFLVNNNPVPNKSVIITFDDGYKDNYENAFPILKEFGFRATIFVITSTIDKEKDFLTSNELKEMSSCNIGIESHTVNHDNLNSLDYDAQIKTLKDSKEFLERILGKEVKYIAYPYGKWNENTLKAVKSAGYNMAFTTIGGWSNKDQGLYTLNRVYVSNNHNMDEFKRRLTNSHYEVSN
- the ispF gene encoding 2-C-methyl-D-erythritol 2,4-cyclodiphosphate synthase, with the protein product MRVGLGYDVHKLGYNTPLILGGVNIPFNKGLIGHSDADVLVHAIMDALLGALSLGDIGKHFPPSDMKYKNISSLKLLNYVSNLIKSKGYSIGNIDSTIIAEEPKLFPYIPDMRLNIAKILKVNTSIISVKATTEEGLGFTGKKEGIAAQSICLLYNNLKHSIDL
- a CDS encoding DUF1836 domain-containing protein, whose product is MLNEHKFEIEYINKIAKNISDNNIVPYEDLPRYDLFLSQVTDYLNDKFKGEKYTNNIVQNYIKNEVISKPEDGKKRGYTKVHLVQLILLSYMRPILTTEEIKKVFRLAFNEINNGEDDIISWENAYKIFSDLQQDSFENLIEKEYFNENKFQSIVKSMNLKIHEEEKIMVFFMVMSLICQASAIKKLVQNIVNNYEEK
- a CDS encoding PspA/IM30 family protein; translation: MGVLKRISNIFRAKVNNTLDGIENPIELLDQKLKDMEDSLNKAKLSSAQILGNVHEIRKKMEDSKRISLEFDEKVKLALSKNNEELAKKALERKLEADKTYTSLESSYKDACEKAEAIKSKLKELEEEIRKTRTYRDEAAARFNNAEASKKVNEILANVETGGNKINIDDIERKIQNKEALAEGLGDLRQEDSLEKEFEKLDEINIDEELKKYKQN
- a CDS encoding zinc ribbon-containing protein, which gives rise to MKYTIGNKPGKGDYKCTTCGEIVVLEKDTDFLHRCPRCHRIEFEKI
- a CDS encoding desulfoferrodoxin; its protein translation is MIEIKQVYKCEVCGNIVEVLYNGGGTLACCGQPMKLIEENNVDAASEKHVPVIEEIDGGVVVKVGSVEHPMLPEHYIQWIEVHTENKIYRKYLKPGEKPEATFELDEKLVMVREYCNLHGLWKK
- the rbr gene encoding rubrerythrin codes for the protein MASLKGTKTAENLMKAFAGESQARNRYTYYSSTAKKEGYVQISNIFLETAENEKEHAKRFFKFLNEDLLGESVEINASYPVALGDTKTILKAAAKGENEEWSKLYPEFADIADKEGFSNIAEVFRKIAEVEKHHEERYLALLKNIENNTVFKKQKVHKWKCINCGYIYEGVFAPEVCPSCAHPQSYFEIFIENY
- a CDS encoding HD domain-containing protein; the encoded protein is MNLNYIKKFIYDAKDTINEVEGELYLVGGYIRNKLMNIASQPKDADFVFNGDIHEFISKLQNKGYKFFPIKESVSIYRCIKDKNKIDVSLMKGNSIEEDLENRDFTINALALRFSDNKIIDPFYGRKAIQSRILKNVTDRSLEEDPCRILRGIRFCITLGMHFNLETENNIEKFKDKIMDLPKERVFNEFMLIIENDKYGRAFEILDNYGILKNIVPYIEESKTIGKCKYHVEDVFTHLNLTYGVFKDILNGSINLQNLDISKLDTKMGEFTLKEYAALACFLHDIGKYEVYKKVGNKVSFHKHEIKGAAICRDFCNYMKLSKKAVKYIENIVEGHMYPLNIFTNKTVNRKKAFYKFFNKYDGYVVEIIITAFCDNCATKMLLEIKDKNLGFKEFIEQMLKEYKLYCNIRDNKILSGEEVVEVLVKSGPQVKTAIESIHRLRYLGEIITREDALNYLKSQTSKIYI